From Deinococcus betulae, one genomic window encodes:
- a CDS encoding long-chain fatty acid--CoA ligase, whose amino-acid sequence MHGTMMDTQLTVPTILERIRTQYAPREVVSLLVAGRDEAGNPIAHKHRTTYGQVADRARRLAGGLLGLGLQKGDRVATLAVNSFRHLEAYLGVPSAGLVLHTVNIRLHPEQIGWILNHAEDRVLLIENVFAAMIPTIKAACPRLEHILILGPTPQPIPLPGVQDYDTFVMGSEPLARYPDLNEHDAAAMCYTSGTTGNPKGVIYTHRSTVLHSIVSAPKDALNVGERDSVLPIVPMFHVNAWGLPYTCALYGAKQVYAGVFSDGRTVATLLQDEAVTITAGVPTIWMGLLAELDRAAAAGEPYQLSGLERLVVGGSAAPESMIRAFQRHKLDMLQAWGMTETHPLGTASGVPVGVDPTSDEGFALRAKQGRPVPLIELGLIDEAGQPLPHDGQTMGRLIIRGPWVANAYFKGEGQSNFFEIDGQLWFDTGDIATLDDRGYMHIQDRAKDLIKSGGEWISSVDLENAIMAHPAVAQCAVIAMDHPKWDERPLAVVVPREGQSVTHAELVDFIAPKFARWWLPDATVMAESLPIGATGKFLKRELREQYRGHSAAQTESAPERQ is encoded by the coding sequence ATGCACGGCACCATGATGGACACGCAGCTGACCGTTCCCACCATTCTGGAGCGCATTCGCACCCAGTACGCCCCGCGCGAGGTCGTGAGCCTGCTGGTGGCGGGCCGCGACGAGGCTGGCAACCCCATTGCCCACAAGCACCGCACCACCTACGGCCAGGTGGCCGACCGCGCGCGGCGTCTGGCGGGCGGCCTGCTGGGTCTGGGGCTCCAAAAGGGTGACCGGGTGGCCACGCTGGCCGTGAACTCGTTCCGGCACCTGGAAGCCTACCTGGGCGTGCCCAGCGCCGGACTGGTGCTGCACACCGTCAACATCCGCCTGCACCCCGAGCAGATTGGCTGGATTCTGAACCACGCCGAGGACCGGGTGCTGCTCATTGAGAACGTCTTTGCGGCCATGATTCCGACCATCAAGGCCGCCTGCCCCCGCCTGGAACACATCCTGATTCTGGGGCCGACGCCGCAGCCGATTCCGCTGCCTGGTGTGCAGGATTACGACACCTTTGTGATGGGCAGCGAGCCGCTGGCGCGCTACCCCGACCTGAACGAACACGACGCGGCGGCCATGTGTTACACCAGCGGCACCACCGGGAACCCCAAGGGCGTGATCTACACCCACCGCTCGACGGTGCTGCACTCGATTGTCAGCGCGCCCAAAGACGCCCTGAACGTCGGCGAGCGCGACAGCGTGCTGCCGATTGTGCCGATGTTCCATGTGAACGCCTGGGGTCTGCCATACACCTGCGCGCTGTATGGCGCCAAGCAGGTCTACGCCGGGGTCTTTAGCGACGGCCGCACGGTGGCCACGCTGCTGCAGGACGAGGCCGTGACCATCACGGCGGGCGTGCCGACCATCTGGATGGGTCTGCTGGCCGAACTGGACCGCGCCGCAGCGGCCGGCGAGCCGTACCAGCTGTCAGGGCTGGAGCGCCTGGTCGTGGGCGGCAGCGCCGCGCCCGAGAGCATGATTCGCGCTTTCCAGCGGCACAAGCTGGATATGCTTCAGGCCTGGGGCATGACCGAAACCCACCCGCTGGGCACGGCCAGCGGCGTGCCCGTGGGGGTAGACCCCACCAGCGACGAGGGCTTTGCCCTGCGCGCCAAGCAGGGCCGCCCTGTGCCCCTGATTGAACTGGGCCTGATTGACGAGGCCGGTCAGCCATTGCCCCACGACGGCCAGACGATGGGCCGCCTGATTATTCGTGGCCCCTGGGTGGCCAACGCCTACTTCAAGGGCGAGGGCCAGAGCAATTTCTTCGAGATAGACGGGCAGCTGTGGTTTGACACGGGCGACATCGCCACGCTGGATGACCGCGGCTACATGCACATTCAGGACCGCGCCAAGGACCTGATCAAGTCGGGCGGCGAGTGGATCAGCTCGGTGGACCTGGAAAACGCCATCATGGCCCACCCCGCCGTGGCACAGTGCGCCGTGATTGCCATGGACCACCCCAAATGGGACGAACGGCCCCTGGCCGTGGTGGTGCCCAGAGAGGGCCAGAGCGTGACCCACGCCGAACTAGTGGATTTTATTGCCCCGAAGTTTGCCCGCTGGTGGCTCCCCGACGCCACCGTGATGGCCGAGAGCCTGCCCATTGGGGCCACCGGTAAATTCCTGAAACGGGAACTGCGCGAGCAGTACCGCGGCCACAGCGCTGCACAGACGGAAAGCGCGCCTGAGCGGCAGTAA
- a CDS encoding aminopeptidase, producing MTSRSLAALALVLVPALSGCADLAYLTQAAGGQLDLLRRARPLETALADPSLSAATRRKLQLAADARAFAVRPEDEGGLGLPDHGSFRKYVDVGRPAVVWNVFSASEFSVVLDTACFPVAGCVAYRGYFREADAQADASRRRAAGRDVSVGGVSAYSTLGYLKDPLLSTMLVYPDHTLIRTVIHELSHPSVYVPGDTVFNESYATAVEEEGMRRWLAAHGTPELREADRLAGQRQEGFETLLLAARADLERLYAASDLTDEQRRARKAEVLRGLNERYAALKTEWGGYAGYDAYFARGVNNASLGAVAAYATLVPDFQALLARVGGHLPAFVEAARACGKRPQPERAPCLRGETTAP from the coding sequence ATGACCTCCCGAAGTCTGGCCGCGCTGGCCCTGGTGCTGGTCCCTGCCTTAAGTGGCTGCGCGGACCTGGCGTATCTGACCCAGGCGGCGGGCGGGCAGCTGGACCTGCTGCGCCGCGCCCGCCCGCTGGAGACAGCGCTGGCCGACCCCAGCCTCAGTGCGGCCACCCGGCGCAAGTTGCAACTGGCGGCCGACGCGCGCGCCTTTGCCGTGCGCCCTGAAGACGAGGGCGGGCTGGGCCTCCCTGACCACGGCAGTTTCCGCAAGTATGTGGATGTGGGGCGGCCCGCTGTCGTCTGGAATGTCTTTTCGGCTTCGGAGTTCAGCGTGGTGCTCGACACCGCCTGCTTTCCGGTGGCGGGCTGCGTGGCCTACCGGGGGTACTTCCGCGAAGCCGATGCCCAGGCCGACGCCAGCAGGCGGCGCGCGGCAGGCCGCGACGTGAGTGTGGGAGGTGTCAGCGCCTATTCCACCCTGGGTTACCTGAAAGACCCGCTGCTCTCCACCATGCTGGTTTACCCCGACCACACCCTGATTCGCACGGTGATTCATGAACTGTCGCATCCCAGCGTGTACGTGCCGGGCGACACGGTGTTTAACGAGTCATATGCCACGGCCGTCGAAGAAGAAGGCATGCGGCGCTGGCTGGCGGCCCACGGCACCCCCGAGCTGCGGGAGGCCGACCGCCTGGCTGGGCAGCGGCAGGAGGGCTTCGAGACCCTGCTGCTGGCCGCCCGCGCCGACCTGGAGCGGCTGTATGCTGCGAGTGACCTGACCGACGAGCAGCGGCGTGCCCGCAAAGCCGAGGTGCTGCGCGGCCTGAACGAACGGTACGCGGCCCTGAAAACCGAGTGGGGCGGCTACGCCGGTTACGACGCCTACTTTGCGCGGGGCGTCAACAACGCTTCTCTGGGGGCTGTGGCCGCCTACGCGACCCTGGTGCCGGATTTTCAGGCGCTGCTGGCGAGGGTCGGGGGACATCTTCCGGCCTTCGTGGAAGCGGCGCGGGCCTGCGGGAAGCGCCCTCAGCCCGAGCGGGCACCCTGCCTGCGCGGCGAGACGACGGCCCCGTGA
- a CDS encoding phosphotransferase yields the protein MTLKPEYTPSEAAAILQTTCGLTVTDVQPLAGGHFSQAFGFEADGRRLVARFGTQDAAYRKDAYAGATFARVLPVPRVLQISAFQGGTVAVSERAPGRMMSEYSNDFLAQFQPARLELLASLAQVDVSTTTGYGWFDHQGQGGFSSWHAFLAAIMDPCEDGFYADWHSLFGGPLLDRVFFEQVYAQVMRMARYLPEVRGLVHNDLSRENVLMDGTHITGVIDWANALYGDPVYEAAKANWRSGGEWAGALQLRFSAWPDYKWRLLTYTLHVGLDDLRFYARIGEAGGAARTADYLRHFSVLATQLEEERASWSWDTVSTGGERADADHDAALGDLVFIRTALAVQLAEVALAAPVSGHAVLVNRSDRTVVRVESARGPFVVKLDTVGDGLTREAEAREYLRTYGVLINPPTAGPSGEPAWVVLPWVEGEALSSSTPVQAQRKVGALLARIHALPGGRPPPQNQTWAEWMLGWVRHALAYWQASGAAPENVGGRLSRWWQGIEPLLRARGHHLILFDGKPEHLIVTSAGELELIDVEDLRAGDGLMDLAVIALHEPEVLQGVLEGYASLSTDEKAVLAFYQVLRALAAAEWDESRLTGERRDHFLQLASRYLPT from the coding sequence GTGACCCTCAAACCTGAATACACGCCCTCGGAGGCTGCCGCCATCCTGCAGACCACCTGCGGGTTGACCGTGACTGACGTCCAGCCACTTGCAGGCGGTCACTTCTCGCAAGCATTCGGGTTCGAGGCAGACGGCCGACGCCTGGTGGCCCGCTTCGGGACTCAGGACGCCGCCTACCGGAAAGATGCGTACGCTGGAGCAACGTTCGCCAGGGTTCTCCCCGTTCCCCGCGTACTTCAGATCAGTGCATTCCAGGGCGGGACCGTCGCCGTCAGCGAGCGAGCCCCGGGCCGGATGATGTCCGAATATTCGAATGACTTTCTCGCGCAGTTCCAGCCAGCCCGGCTGGAACTGCTGGCCTCCCTCGCACAGGTAGACGTATCCACCACGACCGGCTACGGCTGGTTTGACCACCAGGGGCAGGGCGGATTTTCCTCCTGGCACGCGTTTCTCGCGGCCATCATGGACCCCTGCGAGGACGGCTTCTACGCCGACTGGCACAGCCTGTTCGGTGGACCCCTGCTCGACCGCGTCTTCTTTGAGCAGGTGTACGCCCAGGTCATGCGCATGGCCCGCTACCTGCCCGAAGTGCGCGGTCTCGTTCACAACGACCTCAGCCGGGAGAACGTCCTCATGGACGGCACGCACATCACGGGCGTGATCGATTGGGCCAATGCCCTCTACGGCGATCCGGTCTACGAGGCGGCCAAAGCCAACTGGCGGTCCGGCGGCGAATGGGCCGGGGCCCTCCAGCTCCGGTTCAGCGCCTGGCCCGACTACAAGTGGCGCTTACTGACGTATACCCTGCATGTTGGGCTGGATGACCTGCGCTTCTACGCTCGGATCGGCGAGGCTGGTGGCGCAGCACGAACGGCAGACTACCTGCGCCACTTCTCGGTCCTCGCGACCCAACTGGAGGAAGAGCGGGCCTCCTGGTCCTGGGACACCGTCTCAACGGGAGGCGAGCGCGCCGATGCGGACCACGACGCAGCGCTGGGAGATCTAGTGTTCATACGTACCGCCCTTGCTGTGCAACTCGCAGAGGTGGCTCTGGCGGCCCCTGTGTCCGGACACGCCGTGTTGGTCAACCGGAGCGACCGCACGGTGGTCCGAGTGGAGTCTGCCCGAGGCCCTTTCGTGGTCAAACTGGACACGGTCGGTGACGGCCTCACCCGGGAGGCGGAGGCGCGCGAGTACTTGCGGACCTATGGCGTCCTCATAAATCCCCCTACGGCCGGGCCGTCCGGTGAACCGGCTTGGGTGGTGCTGCCCTGGGTGGAGGGTGAGGCGCTGAGCTCGTCCACGCCCGTGCAGGCCCAGCGGAAGGTCGGCGCCCTGCTGGCCCGGATCCATGCCCTGCCTGGAGGCCGCCCCCCACCGCAAAACCAGACCTGGGCCGAGTGGATGCTGGGGTGGGTGCGACACGCGCTGGCGTACTGGCAGGCCTCGGGTGCGGCGCCCGAGAACGTGGGGGGCCGCTTGAGTCGCTGGTGGCAGGGGATTGAGCCTCTGCTGCGCGCTCGCGGTCACCACCTGATCCTGTTCGACGGCAAACCGGAGCACCTGATCGTCACGTCGGCGGGAGAGCTGGAGCTGATCGATGTCGAGGACCTGCGTGCGGGAGACGGGCTGATGGACCTCGCGGTCATTGCCCTTCACGAACCGGAGGTGCTCCAGGGTGTCCTGGAGGGCTACGCGTCCCTCTCTACGGATGAGAAGGCCGTGTTGGCGTTCTACCAGGTACTTCGGGCGCTCGCCGCCGCCGAGTGGGATGAATCGAGGCTCACGGGCGAACGTCGCGATCACTTTCTACAGCTGGCGTCACGGTACCTGCCCACCTGA
- a CDS encoding class I SAM-dependent methyltransferase, whose product MVRLNVGCGRTILPGWLNLDIQHLPGVDVVADLEACRTTPLPLEDESVDEFLLSHVIEHIRDSLAMMQELYRVATPGARMVIRVPHGASDDAFEDPTHVRQFFQQSFGYFSQPYYWRADYGYCGDWEVEQIQLFVRQADWPDTTRVSPTDMLHRINRERNLVTEMVATLYPVKPMRQPLRDLQQVPTIIIQHTE is encoded by the coding sequence ATGGTTCGTCTCAATGTGGGCTGCGGCCGCACCATTTTACCCGGCTGGCTGAATCTGGATATTCAACACCTCCCTGGTGTGGACGTGGTTGCTGACCTTGAAGCTTGCCGCACCACGCCTCTGCCCCTGGAAGACGAGTCCGTGGATGAATTCCTGCTCTCGCACGTCATCGAACACATCCGCGATTCGCTGGCCATGATGCAGGAGCTGTACCGGGTGGCCACGCCAGGAGCCCGGATGGTCATTCGCGTTCCCCATGGGGCCAGCGATGACGCCTTTGAAGACCCGACCCACGTGCGCCAGTTCTTCCAGCAGAGCTTCGGGTATTTTTCTCAGCCGTATTACTGGCGGGCGGACTACGGCTACTGTGGAGACTGGGAAGTCGAGCAAATCCAGCTGTTTGTCAGGCAAGCAGACTGGCCAGACACCACGCGAGTGTCGCCCACCGACATGCTCCACAGAATCAACCGGGAACGGAATCTGGTGACTGAGATGGTGGCCACCCTGTACCCTGTCAAACCCATGCGGCAACCGCTGCGCGACTTGCAGCAGGTGCCCACCATCATCATCCAGCACACAGAATGA
- the glgX gene encoding glycogen debranching protein GlgX, whose translation MTTLIAPPTPVPMRPGRPYPLGATWDGKGTNFALYSENASGVELCLFDAEGTETRVPLREQTAFVWHAYLPAVSPGQHYGYRVHGEYAPERGLRFNPNVVLLDPYARALDGTEQFDRGVFGYVMGGDDSVQEEQEQRGAPLGIVTNDRAFDWQGDERPGVPFHQSVIYEAHVKGLTMTHPGVPEELRGTYAGVATEPVLTYLKDLGITAIEFMPVHQHVDDPFLLDKGLTNYWGYSTLSFFAPDVRYSAEARKGNPAGAVDEFKAMVRALHAAGIEVILDVVYNHTAEGNHLGPTMSFKGIDNPTYYRLVAEDPRFYFDYTGTGNSLNVRHPQTLQLIMDSLRYWVTDMHVDGFRFDLASTLARGLHEVDQLSGFFTIIHQDPVIGQVKLIAEPWDVGEGGYQVGNFPVNWAEWNGIYRDDMRAFWKGEGGLASEIGYRLTGSSDLYQSDGRKPSASINFVTAHDGFTLRDTVTYEGKHNEANGEGNNDGHNHNITWNCGVEGETDDEAINKLRQQQMRNFLATLLLGQGTPMLLGGDEFGRTQGGNNNAYCQDNAISWYDWTAIDEDLLAFTKKAIALRKAHPSLHRRKFFSGRNIRGEDVRDIVWLRFDGQEMTDEDWGNPQTQSMGIFLDGGGLDDTDEKGRPLVDDHLLLLLSASHVDLDFRLPELAGCEQWELLLDTTDDHAGGAEAASTATTLAARSVKLYRCQKVEE comes from the coding sequence ATGACCACCCTGATTGCGCCGCCCACCCCTGTGCCCATGCGCCCTGGCCGCCCCTACCCGCTGGGCGCCACCTGGGACGGCAAGGGCACCAACTTTGCCCTGTACTCCGAGAACGCTTCTGGCGTGGAACTCTGCCTGTTTGATGCGGAGGGCACGGAAACCCGCGTGCCTTTGCGGGAGCAGACTGCCTTTGTGTGGCACGCCTACCTGCCCGCCGTGAGCCCAGGCCAGCACTACGGGTACCGCGTCCACGGCGAGTACGCCCCAGAGCGCGGCCTGCGCTTTAACCCCAACGTGGTGCTGCTGGACCCCTACGCCCGCGCGCTGGACGGCACCGAGCAGTTTGACCGGGGCGTGTTTGGGTATGTCATGGGCGGCGACGACAGTGTGCAAGAAGAGCAGGAGCAGCGCGGCGCGCCCCTGGGCATCGTGACAAATGACAGAGCCTTTGACTGGCAGGGCGACGAGCGGCCCGGCGTCCCCTTTCACCAATCGGTGATTTACGAGGCGCATGTCAAGGGCCTGACCATGACCCACCCAGGGGTTCCCGAAGAGCTGCGCGGCACCTACGCAGGCGTGGCCACCGAGCCAGTGCTGACCTACCTAAAAGACCTGGGCATCACGGCCATCGAGTTCATGCCGGTGCATCAGCATGTAGACGACCCTTTCTTGCTGGACAAGGGTCTGACGAACTACTGGGGCTACTCCACACTGTCCTTTTTCGCGCCGGACGTGCGCTACTCCGCTGAGGCCCGCAAAGGTAACCCAGCTGGCGCTGTAGACGAATTCAAGGCCATGGTGCGGGCGCTGCACGCCGCCGGCATCGAGGTCATTCTGGACGTGGTCTACAACCACACCGCTGAGGGCAACCATCTGGGGCCCACCATGTCCTTTAAGGGCATTGACAACCCCACCTATTACCGCCTGGTGGCCGAAGACCCCCGCTTTTACTTTGACTACACCGGCACGGGCAACAGCCTGAACGTGCGGCACCCCCAGACGCTGCAGCTCATTATGGATTCGCTGCGCTACTGGGTCACCGACATGCACGTGGACGGCTTCCGCTTTGACCTGGCCTCCACGCTGGCGCGCGGCCTGCACGAGGTCGACCAGCTCTCGGGGTTCTTCACGATCATTCACCAGGACCCGGTTATCGGCCAGGTCAAGCTGATTGCCGAACCCTGGGACGTGGGTGAGGGCGGCTATCAGGTGGGCAACTTCCCGGTGAACTGGGCCGAGTGGAACGGCATCTACCGCGACGACATGCGCGCCTTCTGGAAAGGGGAGGGCGGCCTGGCCAGCGAAATCGGTTACCGCCTGACCGGCTCGTCGGACCTCTACCAGAGTGACGGGCGTAAGCCCTCTGCCAGCATCAACTTTGTCACCGCCCACGACGGCTTTACCCTGCGTGACACCGTGACCTACGAGGGCAAGCACAACGAGGCCAACGGCGAGGGCAACAACGACGGTCACAACCACAACATCACTTGGAACTGTGGCGTCGAGGGCGAAACCGACGACGAGGCCATCAACAAGCTGCGCCAGCAGCAGATGCGCAATTTCCTGGCCACCCTCTTGCTGGGGCAGGGCACACCCATGCTGCTGGGCGGCGACGAATTTGGGCGCACCCAGGGCGGCAACAACAACGCCTACTGTCAGGACAACGCCATCAGCTGGTACGACTGGACCGCCATTGACGAAGACCTGCTGGCCTTCACCAAAAAGGCGATTGCGCTGCGTAAAGCCCATCCGAGCCTGCACCGCCGCAAGTTTTTCAGTGGGCGCAACATCCGTGGCGAAGACGTCCGCGACATCGTCTGGCTGCGCTTTGACGGTCAGGAAATGACCGATGAGGACTGGGGTAACCCCCAGACCCAGAGCATGGGCATCTTTCTGGACGGCGGCGGCCTGGACGACACCGACGAGAAAGGGCGGCCCCTGGTGGACGACCACCTGCTGCTGCTGCTCAGCGCCTCGCACGTTGATCTGGACTTCCGCCTGCCAGAGCTGGCCGGCTGCGAACAGTGGGAACTGCTGCTGGACACCACCGACGACCACGCAGGCGGCGCCGAAGCGGCGAGCACGGCGACCACCCTCGCGGCCCGCAGCGTCAAGCTGTACCGCTGTCAGAAGGTCGAAGAGTAG